In Ascaphus truei isolate aAscTru1 chromosome 2, aAscTru1.hap1, whole genome shotgun sequence, the genomic stretch agtttttagtaaaaaaaaaaaattccaatccTTGTTCCTCTGGCATCTCGGGGGTCGACACTGTGCCTTCTCCAGcaaccaaaaaataaatagtgATCAGTAACCGTGGCTACTAAAAGAATCATATGTGCTCTCACATACAGAGAAAATAACATTTTCAAGTCACAAGCTTGTAGCACTTTAAAGATGTCATTGTCGTTAGTACAACTAGGTGCCAAGAGGGATTATTGCCTCAGACTTTTGGAGTCCAGTGGCACCAGAGCGCTGGTTGAAACCAAAGTGGAGCCCCCTCTACTTCAGTTTGTTAATCAGCCATTGGAGAGGTCTGCCCGGTCAGCCCTTGGAAAACTAGTATTTTAACATGACGTACCCGGTACGCTGATAGGGCCTCTGCAGTGACAAGGCACATGACGTACCTCTAACGAGGCTCTAACATCTGCACCTACCAAATCATTTATCAACTGGATGTAACCTGAAATACAACTTCCTTTAGTCAAGCACTTTCGCGAAGGACAATATATCCTTGTACTGTCCATAAATTATGCAGATTAATAAATAATCCACGAAGTTTAGAACAACTTGAACatttagagagaaaaaaaagcaaGCAACATTTAAAGTCAAGATAGCACAGTTAAAATGTTATAACATGCCCTTAAGTGTCTTgcattcatatacagtataataaatgtAGGGTTAAAGAGCACAAGGCGTGAAAAGTGGCCCAGACACAATTCGGCAATCCACAGAATAAGCATATTGAAGACCAGCACACTGACCATCATATAACACTTCTTCCATCAAAGCCCTTTTGTGGTTGAAAGCAAATCCTGGATCGTAACCTTGCCCGCTGTTCTAGATTAGAATGTGTCACTGTCATTTGTGTATGAGCCCCATTACCTTGGTTGGAAGTGTCATGATTGTATCCCGTTTCCTCATCTGGTGGGTTCTGAATAAAGTAAAGCTGCTCGGGAATCATACTTGCGACCTTATCTTTCAATGCCTGGTGGCTATTGGATGCTGGGCCGCAGCGcttcaccttctctctcctctcgtggGCCATAATCTTTTTGGTCCGCGCTTTGATGTTCTCCCAGCATTTCTTCAGCTGCTTGAAATCCCTCAGAGACACACTGGGCTGGGAGTTGTACTCGTGGGCCAGCGCCTGCCAAGTGCGCTGCTTCAGGGCAATCGTCCGCGCGTCGCTCTTCTTACACTCCAACACGTACTTGTACTTCTCCACCAGCGCCAGCAGAACGCTCTTCTCCAGTTCCGAGAAGTACTTGGCGGGTTTTAGCACTTCGTTGTTTTGCATTTTCCACGGTAAGGCAAACTGCCTAAAGAAAGGGGAgacaaatattttatttattttaatgtctaTATTCAAATAACTTTGTAAATTAAGcaatttctttttccttttttttaaaaaaaaaacagctctgCAGTGTAATAGTTTCTTAGAATCACCCATAACCAATTTTAGCTCTTTCTATCCTGTTAATGAACATTTCCCTTTTCAGGATCTGCCAATTTCAAGGATATCAActacttatgtttatctgtttgactaatgacgGCTTCATAACTTCTACACAAACAAGGGACAAAACAAACAACATTTTACCCCAACCATTGAGAACCGACAAACATATTTGCACCTAAAGACATTACAGAAAGATTGTAAAAAAACTAGTGAAATGACTGGGAGCTGATCTACTGTGCCTCGACATCAGGGACTACTAGATTCCCGAGCAAACAACTGTTTTGCTCACCAGGAGAGAATACTTGCCTGGTGGACACAAAATGGCCCTGGGGTCACTCCCATGACCAATAGAGAGTTGGAACATCGGGAAATGATGTTGTGCAACTTTCTATTCATGAACCCCACCAGCCATGTTTGTAGTGTATTTTGTGAAAAAAAACAGCACACACACGACCTACAAATATTTCGGGAACATGGGCGAGAGTCCTCCCCTTCTGCTTAGGTCACGGAGCGCTCATTTTGAACGCCCTCTGGATAACAAGCAAAACCCGATGACTTGTACCGTATGTCATAAGAGCCTCCAGGGTTCCACCCTTTATGATGTACGCTGTACGTCTATTAGTGCACTGAAGGAGCTAAATGTACTTTGTAAACATGGTAAAacagagacttgggaggggtttgatatcctctggctgctcccttttatgtggtgtcactgtgtgatcagcaagtgctaGCACAGCCAGAGTCCCAACTACTCTTTttgaagctgcagaccaagcaaacacccaaggttaaaaaaaaatcatttaaataaatcagttttgtgctATGAGAaagtacttgtagcatttttgtttaaaaaaatcaaaaaaaaaatcaatctttGTTTGGAAGAGTGCAAATACAGCTCTTGGCTGTAGCATCAAAGATATCCTCCCAATCCTCCTCATCCAAATCCTCATTGAGGTCCATTTCCCATTGAGTCATATATTTACGTTTAGTTCCCATTTCTTCAGGGCTAGCAGTAAAATAACCGTACAGTTGGGAAGTTCATGTGTTGTTCCGACCTTCCTATACATAGGCTTTCAAATTGAGTTAGAGAAGCAGAATCGGGACAAATCCTGAGTTAAAGGTCCTTAACTGTAGGAATCttaaaactaaataaataaaatccttGTTAGAGATGTCCCTCTCCCTATGAAAAAAGTCAAACTGTAATGGATTGTCTATATTCAAGTCCATTACTCTCTCGATTcctgcctaaggctaaggcccagctccctcagtcagcgcgcgaGCTGCAGAGaggcgatatgcggtctgtagggagcgggagtggggcgtggtttgagcggagggacccgctattcccccccccccctccctccacgggctcggtctgcaggacaggagggagctgctgcaggctgctggaaggtaagcagctccctcccccttcccccacaaatgccctcacacacgctgacacagacacagacagacagagacacacacacacacaccaccccctatcTTGTGTAGGAAGCGGTGTGACAGCTCCCACCCCGCccctgattggctcatcagcgcaccacgtgacgcgtcaccgctcgggatcacaatcttcttgcatcccctgccggctgacgcgtcacagtgcgtagtgagccatgcagcgaggggggactgggaccggctcacaaggattcccctgctggtggggaacgcccgCGCGGCAGCCCCTACACCAACTAGTGAAGGCTTTGGTTTGGAGGCCATGTAACAAGTGTGGATTACCCCATAGCAAGGCCATTTGAGATTTTACAATGGTAAGAGAGAATTTAAGTCTGGTTGTGTCCCATATCTTTAAAGAATGTGATATAGTCGGTAGCGATTCTCTAAAGTGTCTTCTATGCTGCGGAGGTAGCCAGATTAGTTGAGTGTCATTGCACTGGTCAAAGATGACTCCAGTTCTACCCACCTCCTCAAACTAGTCAGAGTGCCATGTAACTAATTGAGATATTTGGGCTTCTCTATAGTAAGCCATGAGGCAGGGGAGTGCCAAGCTTCCTGCTTTTGTCAGGGTAGTCAAAATGTTCCTGCTAATTCTAGGTCTCTTTAAATTCCATATAAAATTTAGTTATTTGTCTCTGGAGATCCTTGAAATCCTATGTTCTAATAGGAATTGGGAGCGTTTGAACCAAATACAGCAATCGTGGGATGAGGTTCATTTTTATGGACTGAATTCGCACAATCCAGGATATTTGAAACCCAACCCACTCCACATTAATAGCTCTTCACATAACATTTGAATATGTTTGGGATAGTTTACTTGATACAATGGTGTTATCGCTATGAACTATATGTACCCTTAGGTATTTGATAGTCTGTGGTTGCCACTTGAAGTCAAAATGTATGGCTAGCAACTGCCCCGCCTCTTTAAGTTTatgttcagggcttctgatttattattgttaattttaaaccccgataGTCTTTGAACATTTGACAGAACACTAAACAGGTTTGACAGTGAGATCATAGGCTTAGAAAGAGAGAATGACATTGTCTGCGAAGAGTACTAGTTTGTATGAGTGATCAACTACTTGTATTGCTGTAAGATCAGGATTATTCCTGAGGTTCGAGGCCAGAGGCTCTCTACACAGGGCAAAGATCAGAAGGGATAACGGGCAGCCTTGTCTAGTGGCACTTTTTAGAGCACATTTATCTCAGGTGGAGCCTTGGCAAATTACCTTAGTCCTAGGGTCATCATAGAGGGAGATTATTGCACTCAGAAAAACGGCCACCAAAGCCGAAGGTCTTGAGAGTACATTTCATGTACTACCAGTACACACAATCGAGGCTTAGAAGCATTGAAGGGATCTTCTCCTTGGTAGCTACTGCCACCAAGTCTATGATCCATCTAgtgttgtctgtctgtctgggaCAAAACCGATCTGATCTGGGTTTATTAGGAGGAGGAtagggtttagcctgtttgcatatattttttatatttttatgtccAGATTTATTAATGAAATAGGCCTATAACTGGCACAGCATGTGGGGTCCTTTCCTTCTTTGTGGATTAGGGAGATAGATGCTCACAGCATGTTTGGAGGAAAAGATTCCCGTGTTTAATATGTGTGGAGCTAGAATGcccatacattttatttttttaaatagatgttggaaaacccatccgggcctggtgCTTTAGAGTTAAGGTTTTTAATAACTTGCAAGTTCTTCACTTTACATTTTTTGACCTAGGGTTCGCATATCTGCATTGCTTAGTTTTGGTAATTGTGCAGAGTCCAGAAAGGCTGCTAcattattattttctgtttggtGGGTTCTAGTTATCGTTTGCCCATCGTAAAGATTAGCGTAGAATTCTTTCGCTATGTTTATATGGTTGGAGGTCAGGACACAGTTTTTTTGCCTAATAGAGTGGATATTAAACGAGGGGCATTTAATTCGTAGTCTAGCGGCTAGCAGAGAGTCCGGTTGATTTGCCTTTTCAAAGAATGTACGTTTGGTCCATTTTAAATGATTGCTCTGccctctgaatgacatttttaaaagaaaaataatgtaacaagcctttttttatttatatagcaacaatttacaaagcaACATCCCCTGCTGCGTTCCACCGACTGCAGGATAcgcctctgcagccatttagtgaacccccaagtcaaatcttcg encodes the following:
- the MSANTD3 gene encoding myb/SANT-like DNA-binding domain-containing protein 3 isoform X5, whose translation is MNTVQFALPWKMQNNEVLKPAKYFSELEKSVLLALVEKYKYVLECKKSDARTIALKQRTWQALAHEYNSQPSVSLRDFKQLKKCWENIKARTKKIMAHERREKVKRCGPASNSHQALKDKVASMIPEQLYFIQNPPDEETGYNHDTSNQESFVPDMYEEEKALVNMHECEGTSHPEPSCSSARIMTNRTYRSKPSQDGIFTKIHEEEHHQQMSILQLQLLQMNEVHVAKVQQIERECEMAEEEHRIKMEVLNKKKMYWERKLQTITKEWPVASFNRPFPNSP